The Litchfieldia alkalitelluris genome has a window encoding:
- a CDS encoding PepSY domain-containing protein, producing the protein MNWRKFLLGVSIGFASGYLVNQTVSNKGVTAENALKNAKNAFKEIGPVTGSWIHMVPEDYRKNELTYKVYKGGISRELEDQLEQFEFIVDATTGTIIDINRL; encoded by the coding sequence ATGAATTGGCGAAAGTTTCTTCTTGGTGTTAGTATCGGCTTTGCAAGCGGTTATTTAGTCAACCAAACGGTTTCAAATAAAGGCGTTACTGCAGAAAACGCACTAAAAAATGCGAAAAATGCGTTCAAGGAAATTGGGCCTGTTACTGGTTCCTGGATACATATGGTACCGGAGGACTATAGAAAAAACGAACTAACCTACAAGGTTTATAAAGGCGGAATTTCACGTGAATTAGAGGATCAGCTTGAGCAATTTGAGTTTATTGTTGATGCAACAACTGGTACTATTATTGATATAAACCGTCTTTAA